The sequence CCGGCATCCTGCCGGACAACGCCCGGCTACCGGCCGGTTTCCGCCCGGTCCGCCGCGGGCCGTGCGCCCGGCCCGACGCCGGACCCGGTGGCGCGAGCCGGACCGGTGCGCGGCACACCGCCGGGAAGGTGCCCGGGCCCGCCGCCCGGCCGTAGCCGGCGAGCGAGGAGGGCGCCGGGACCGGGCGGCCGTCGGTCGGCGGGGTGAGCGGCGCTGTCCGCCGCCGTACCGGGAGTGCGGCGGTCAGGAGTTGACGGCGGGGATGATCCGGCTGCCGTAGACGTCGATCGTCGTCTCCTGGGCGTCGTGCATGTCGTACAGCGCGAACTGGTCGACGCCGAGGGCGCGCAGCGCCGTCAGTTTCCCGATGTGCCGCTCGGCGGGGCCGATGACACAGAACCGGTCCACGATCTCGTCGGGCACGAACGCGGTGTCCGGGTTGCCGCTGCGTCCGTGGTGGGCGTAGTCGTAGCCCTGCCGGGCCCTGATGTAGTCGGTGAGTTCCGCGGGGACGTCGGCGGAGTGCTCGCCGTACCGGCTGACGAGGTCGGCGACGTGGTTGCCGACCATGCCGCCGAACCAGCGGCACTGGTCGCGGGCATGGGCGAGGGCCTCGGGCGAGTCGTCGGCGGTGACGTAGGCGGGGGCGGCGACGCAGACCTTCACCTCGGACGGGTCGCGGCCCGCGGCGACCGCCGCGTCCCTGACGGCCTTCACCATGTACTCGGTCAGGTACAGGTCGGCCAGCTGGAGGATGAACCCGTCGGCCTCCTCGCCGGCCGTCTTCAGTGCCCTCGGGCCGTACGCGGCCATCCAGACCGGGAGTTCGGCGCCCTCCTTGATCCACGGGATGCGGATCCTGGTGCCGCCGAGGTCGGCGTCCTCGCCGCGGCCGAGAGCGCGGATGACCTTCATGGCCTCGCTGATCCGGGCCAAGGTGACGGGCTTGCGGCCGGCGACGCGCATCGCGGAGTCGCCGCGGCCGATGCCGCAGACGGTGCGGTTGCCGAACATGTCGTTGAGGGTGGCGAAGGTGGAGGCGGTGACCTCCCAGGTGCGGGTGCCCGGGTTGGTGACCATCGTCCCGACCGTCAACCGCTCGGTGTGCTCGAGGATCTGACTGTGGATCACGAAGGGTTCCTGCCAGAGCACGGCGGAGTCGAAGGTCCAGCCGTAGCGGAAGCCGTTGCGTTCGGCGCGCCGCATCAGGGAGACGACGCGGGAGGCGGGCGGGTCGGTCTGCAGGACGAGTCCGAAGTCCATGGTCGCCACTCCTAGTCCAGGTACTGACAGGTGGCGCGCGGAGTGAAGACGCCGTGCCCGGCGCGCCCGGTGAACTCCCGCCGGTCGATGACGACTTCGCCGCGCGAGAGGACCGTCTCCACGCGTCCGGTGACCCGCTTGCCCTCGTACGCCGAGTAGTCGACGTTCATGTGGTGGGTCGCGGCGGACATCACCTGCTCGGCGTGCGGGTCGTAGACGACGATGTCCGCGTCGGCGCCCGGTGCGATGGTGCCCTTCTTCGGGTACAGGCCGAACATGCGGGCCGGGGTGGCGCAGGCGATCTCGATCCAGCGGCGGCGCGAGAGGTGGCCGTCCACGACGGCCTGGTGGAGCAGGTCCATGCGGTTCTCGACGCCGGGAAGGCCGTTGGGGATCTTGGAGAAGTCGCCGCGGCCCAGTTCCTTCTGGCCGGTGAAGCAGAAGGGGCAGTGGTCGGTGGAGACGACCTGGAGGTCGTTCGTCCTGAGGCCCCGCCACAGCCTGGCCTGGTGTTCGCGGGGCCGCAGCGGGGTGCTGCACACGTACTTGGCGCCCTCGAAGTCCGGCTCGGCGAGGTTGTCGGCGGACAGGAACAGATACTGCGGACAGGTCTCGCCGAAGACGTTCAGGCCCTCGTCGCGTGCCCTGACCAGCTCCGCGACGGCCTCCGCCGCCGAGACGTGGACGACGTACAGCGGCGCCCCGGCGACCTGGGCGAGCCGGATCGCGCGGTGGGTGGCCTCGGCCTCCAGCAGCGCCTTGCGGACCTCGCCGTGGTGGCGGGGGCCGGTCTCGCCCCGGGCCAGCGCCTGCCGGACCAGCACGTCGATGGCGATGCCGTTCTCGGCGTGCATCATGATCAGCCCGCCATTCTCGGCGGAGCGCTGCATGGCGCGCAGGATCTGGCCGTCGTCCGAGTAGAAGACGCCCGGATAGGCCATGAATTGCTTGAACGAGGTCACACCCTCCTCGACCAGGAGATCCATTTCCCTGAGCGTCTCGTCGTTCACATCGGAGACGATCATGTGGAAGGCGTAGTCGATGGCGCAGTTGCCCTCGGCCTTGGCGTGCCAGGCGTCCAGGCCCTCGCGCAGGGTGTGGCCGACGCTCTGCACGGCGAAGTCCACGATGGTCGTCGTACCGCCCCAGGCGGCGGCCCGGGTGCCGGTCTCGAAGGTGTCGGAGGCATGGGTGCCGCCGAACGGCAGCTCCATGTGGGTGTGCGCGTCGACGCCGCCCGGGATGACGTACCTGCCGGTGGCGTCGATCTCGCGGTCCGCGGTCCAGCTCTGCGAGCCGGGCGTGGCCAGCGCGGCGACGCGGCCGTCCACGATGAGGACGTCGGCGTGGATCTCGTCCGACGCGGTGACGACGAGACCGTGGCGGATGACGGTACGGCTGCTCATGCTGCTCCTCGGTCACTCGGCTCGGGCTCCGCGGGAGGCCGACGGCGGCGGTCTTCCGGCGCACCGGCCGCGACCGGCCCGCTCCGGTCAGGCTCGGCGAAGGCGAAGGCGAAGGCGAAGGCGAAGGGATGGTGCGGGACGGCCATCGGCGGTCCGCGCCGTTCGGCGGCCCGGCGCACCGAATCGGTCGGTGCCGCGCAGGCCCGGCCGAGGCCGGGCACGGCGGCGGCGGGCACGGCCCGGTGCGGGAACCGGATGTGCTCCGTCTGCGCGGCCTCGTCGTCGGCCGGCCGGACCCGGCCGGTGAGCGCCCGTCGGACGGACGGGGCGGCTTCCCGGCCGTGCCGGGACTGGCAGGCGGTGGTCATGGCCGTACCCCGTTCTCTAGTACGGGCTCCTGAGCGCGCTCTCCAGGATCGCCGCGCCCTCCTCGGCCTCGGCGACGGTGAGGGAGAGCGGTGGGGCGATCCGCAGGGCGCTGCTGTCGTGCCCGCCGCCCTTGCCGATGAGCAGCCCGTCCCGGCGGGTCGCCTCCAGTACGGCGGCGGCGGCCTGCGGGTCGGCCTCGTCCGTGCCCGGCTTCACCAGCTCGATGCCGATCATCAGTCCGCGTCCGCGCACCTCGCGCACCCCGGGCAGCCCGGCGGTGGCCGCCCGGAGCCGTTCGACGAGCAGTCCGCCGACGCGCCGGGCGTTGCCCTGGAGGTCGTGTTCGAGGAGGTAGGCGAGGTTGGCGAGGCCCGCGGCCATGGTGATCTGGGTGCCGCCGAAGGTGGAGATGCTGTTCGCGTCCAGGCAGTTCATGATCTCGGCGCGGGCGACGACCCCGCCGACGGACATGCCGTTGCCGATGCCCTTGGCGAAGGTGACGATGTCCGGCGGGCCGCTGCGGGCGTGCGCCTGCCAGCCCCAGAAGTGGTCGCCGGTGCGGCCCCAGCCGGTCTGCACCTCGTCGGCGATCCACAGGACGCCCTGGGCGGCGAGCACTTCGCGGAAGGCCGCGTACAGTCCGTCGGGCGGCGAGGTGAACCCGCCGACGCCCTGGACGGGTTCGGCGATCAGCGCGGCCGGGGTCCGGGTGTGGCCGAGGACGTCCTTCAGGTCGGCGACGCAGGCGTCGATGAACGCGCGGTCGTCGAGGTGGGCGAACGGGCCTCGGGTGCGCACGGCGCCGTGGACGTACAGGGTCTGCACCGGGGACAGGGAGGTCGGGGACCAGCCGCGGTTGCCGGTGATGCCGACCGCGCCGAAGGAGCGGCCGTGGTAGCTGTTGCGCATGGCCAGGACGGTGTTGCTGCGCCGGTAGGCGGTGGCGAGCAGCAGGGCGGTGTCGTTGGCCTCGGTGCCGGAGGCGGTGAAGAACACCCGGGCGTTCGGGATGCCGCTCACCCGGGCGATGCGCTCGGCGAGGTCGACCATCGGCCGGTTGAGGTAGAGGGTCGAGGAGTGCAGGAGCCGGCCGGCCTGCTCGGCGACCGCCTTGGTGACCTCGGGCAGGGCGTGCGCGGTCATCGTGGTGAGGATGCCGCCGAAGAAGTCCAGGTACCTGCGGCCCGAGGAGTCCCAGACGTGGCGGCCCTCGCCGTGGGTGATCTCGATCGGGTCGTCGTAGTAGAGGGCGAGCCAGTCGGGCATGACGCCGCGGTGGCGGGAGTAGAGGTCGTTCACGGCCGCACCAGCCCCTCGTAGGCGTCGGGGCGGCGGTCGCGGTAGAAGGCCCACTGGCGCCGCACCTCGTCGATGAGGCCCAGGTCCAGGTCGCGCACGAGGAGTTCCTCGCTCGTGTCGCTCGCGACCGTGCCGACGAACTGTCCGCGCGGGTCGACGAAGTACGACGTGCCGTAGAAGTCGTTGTCGCCGTACTCCTCCTGCCCGACGCGGTTGATGGCGGCGACGAAGTACGCGTTGGCGACGGCCGCGGCGGGCTGTTCCAGCTGCCACAGGTGGGCGGACAGGCCCCGGTGGGTGGCGGACGGGTTGTATACCAGCTGGGCGCCGTTCAGGCCGAGTTGGCGCCAGCCCTCCGGGAAGTGGCGGTCGTAGCAGATGTAGACGCCGACCTTGCCGACGGCGGTGTCGAAGACGGGCCAGCCCAGATTGCCGGGTTTGAAGTAGTACTTCTCCCAGAAGCCCTTCACCTGCGGGATGTGGTGCTTGCGGTACTTGCCGAGGTAGCTGCCGTCGGCGTCGATCACGGCGGCGGTGTTGTAGTAGAAGCCGGACTGCTCGACCTCGAAGACCGGGACGACGAGCACCATGCCGGTCTCCCGGGCGAGGTCCCGCATCCGGCGCACGGTCGGGCCGTCGGGCACGGGCTCCGCCCAGCGGTAGTGCTCGGGCTCCTGGACCTGGCAGAAGTAGGGGGCGTTGAAGACTTCCTGGAATCCGAGGATCCGCGCTCCCCGGCGGGCCGCCTCGCGGGCGTGCTCCTCGTGTTTCGCCACCATGGACCCGGTGTCGCCGGTCCAGGTGGCCTGGACCAGTGCGGCGCGGACGACGTTGGCCATGAGCTGCTCCTTCGACACGACGTCAGAGCCTCTACGCCCGTAGAGCGGGCCGTAGAGGGACGAACGTAAGCCTCCGGGCGGCCCTTGCCAAGACCATCGTCGTCAACCCGCGGGGTCGATCATGTTTCACACTCCGGTGGAGGAGCGGGTCCGGCCCGGCGCGGTGCGGACGGCTCAGAGGGGCACCAGGGCGCACCGTGTCACCAGCTCGTCCATGGACAGCCCGAGCGCGCCCGCCAGCGCGGCCACGGTGAAGAACGCCGGCGTCGGCGCCCGGCCCGTCTCGATCTTGCGGAGCGTCTCGGCCGAGACGCCCGCCGCCGCGGCGACGTCCGCCATGCTCCGGTCGCCGCGCGCCTCGCGCAGCAGCGACCCGAGCCGCTCACCGCGTTCGCGCTCTTCGGGAGTGAGAGGGGTGCGCACCATGCCCCCATTCTGCCCCTCCTCCGCCCCGCCCCCGTCACCATCCAATTTAAATACCGGTATAGTAATTGGCATGGTGGAACTGAAGACCGACACATCGATCGACGCGATGCACGCTGCGGGCCAGGTCGTAGGGCGTGCCCTGACGGCCGTACGGAAGGCCGCTCGCGTCGGCGTCTCGCTGCTGGAGCTGGACGAAGTGGCCCGGGAGGTGCTGCGCGAGGCGGGCGCGTCCTCGCCGTTCCTCGGCTACCGCCCCTCCTTCGCCCCGACCCCCTTCCCCGCGGTGATCTGCGCCTCGGTGAACGACGCGATCGTGCACGGCATCCCCACCGGCTACCGGCTCCGCGACGGCGACCTGCTCTCCGTCGACTGCGGCGCCGTGCTGGACGGCTGGGCAGGCGACTCCGCGATCAGCTTCGTGGTGGGCCGGCCCCGCCCGGCCGACCTGCGGCTGGTCGAGACCGCCGAGCGGGCGCTGGCCGCGGGCATCGAGGCGGCCGTGGTGGGAGGCCGTATCGGGGACATCGCGCACGCCGTCGGCCGGGTCTGCCGCACGGCCGGCTACGGCATCCCGCAGGGCTTCGGCGGCCATGGCGTGGGCCGTCGTATGCACGAGGACCCCGAGGTCCCGAACGAGGGCCGCCCCGGCCGCGGCCTCCCGCTGCGCCCCGGCATGGTCCTCGCCATCGAGCCCATGCTGATCGCGAGCGGCAAGGACGGCTACCACGAGGCCCCGGACGGCTGGACCCTGCGCACCGACGACGGCTCCCGCGCGGCCCACGTCGAGCACACGGTGGCCGTCACGGAGTCGGGCCCCCGGATCCTCACGGCACGACAGACGCCCTGAAGCGGCCGCGGAGCCCTGCCCGGCAGGCGGACATGCCCGGAGCGGCCGCGAGGGGCTGCCCGGCAGGCTGACATGCCCGGCCCCACGGATCGTGCCATCGTGGGCATGGGCGACCCGCCCGGGTTGCCCGGCCGCTCCGCATGCCGTCAGCGAAGGAACGCACGCCATGACCAACGGCTACCCTCCTGACCCCTTCGGTGACTTCCTGGCCCGCTTCTTCGGCGGGGCCGCCGGCGGGACACCGCGCCACATCGACATCGGCCGCCTGCTCAGCCAGCCGGCCCGGGAGATGGTCAGAGGAGCCGCCCAGTACGCCGCCGAGCACGGCAGCCGCGACCTGGACACCCAGCACCTGCTGCGCGCTGCCGTGTCGACGGAGCCCACCCGGAGCCTGCTGACCCGGGCGGGCGCCGACCCGGACTCGCTCGCCTCGGAGATCGACGACCGGGCGGGCCCGGTGCAGCACCCGCCGGGCGAGGGCCCGCCGCCGACCTCGCTGTCCCTGACCCCGGCCGTCAAGCGGGCCCTGCTGGACGCGCACGACATGGCGCGGGCCAGCGGCGCCGGGTACATCGGCCCCGAGCACGTGCTCAGCGCGCTCGCCTCGAACCCGGACTCGGCGGCCGGGCACATCCTGCACGCGGCCCGCTTCCAGCCGCGTCCCATGCCGCCGGAGGCCCCGGAGAGCACGCCGCCCCGCCCGGAGCGGCAGCGGCCCACCGGCACGCCCACCCTGGACAAGTACGGCCGCGATCTGACCGAGCTGGCCCGGCAGGGCCGGGTCGACCCGGTGATCGGCCGGGACTCCGAGATCGAGCAGACCATCGAGGTGCTGTCCCGGCGCGGCAAGAACAACCCGGTGCTGATCGGTGACGCGGGCGTCGGCAAGACGGCCGTCGTGGAGGGACTGGCGCAGCGCATCGCCGACGGCGACGTGCCCGACGTGCTCGCCGGGCGGCGGGTGGTCGCCCTGGACCTGACCGGGGTGGTGGCCGGCACCCGCTACCGGGGCGACTTCGAGGAGCGCCTGAACACCATCGTGGAGGAGATCCGCGCCCACTCCGACCGGCTGGTCGTCTTCATCGACGAACTGCACACCGTCGTCGGCGCCGGTTCCGGCGGCGACGGCGGCGGAATGGACGCCGGGAACATCCTCAAGCCCGCCCTGGCGCGCGGCGAGCTGCACATCGTGGGCGCGACCACGCTGGAGGAGTTCCGCCGGATCGAGAAGGACGCGGCGCTGGCCCGCCGCTTCCAGCCGATCCTGGTGCCCGAGCCGACGGTCGGGGACACGATCGAGATCCTGCGCGGGCTGCGCGACCGCTACGAGGCCCACCACCAGGTCCGGTACACCGACGAGGCGCTGGTCACCGCCGTGGAGCTGTCGGACCGGTATCTCACCGACCGGCGGCTGCCGGACAAGGCGATCGACCTGATCGACCAGGCCGGCGCCCGGGTGCGGCTCGGCTCCCGGACGAAGGGCACGGACGTGCGCGCCATGGAGCGCGAGGTGGAACAGCTGGTCCGGGACAAGGACCAGGCGGTCGCGGACGAGGACTACGAACAGGCCAAGCAGTTGCGCGACCGGATCACCGAGCTGAGGCAGCGGATCACGGCTGCCAGCGAGGACGGCAAGGCCGACGAGGGCCGGCTGGAGGTGACGGCGGAGGCCGTCGCCGAGGTGGTGTCCCGGCAGACCGGCATCCCGGTCAGCCGGCTGACCGAGGAGGAGAAGGAGCGGCTGCTCGGCCTGGAGCAGCATCTGCACCAGCGGGTGGTCGGCCAGGAGGAGGCCGTCGCCGTGGTCTCCGAGGCGGTGCTGCGCTCGCGCGCCGGGCTCGCCAGCCCCGACCGGCCCATCGGCAGCTTCCTCTTCCTCGGCCCGACCGGCGTCGGCAAGACCGAGCTGGCCCGGGCGCTCGCGGAGGCGCTGTTCGGCAGCGAGGACCGGATGGTCCGGCTGGACATGAGCGAGTACCAGGAGCGGCACACCGTCTCCCGGCTGGTGGGCGCCCCGCCCGGCTACGTCGGCCACGAGGAGGCCGGACAGCTCACCGAGGTGGTGCGCCGGCACCCGTACTCGCTGCTCCTGCTGGACGAGGTGGAGAAGGCGCACCCGGACGTCTTCAACATCCTGCTCCAGGTGCTGGACGACGGCCGGCTCACCGACTCCCAGGGCCGCACGGTGGACTTCACCAACACGGTCATCGTGATGACCAGCAACCTCGGCTCCGAGGCGATCACCCGGCGCGGTGCCGGGATCGGGTTCGGGCCGGGCGGCGCGGACGCCGACGAGGAGGCGCGGCGCGAGCAGATCCTGCGGCCGCTGCGCGAGCACTTCCGGCCGGAGTTCCTCAACCGGATCGACGAGATCGTGGTCTTCCGGCAGCTGAGCGGCGACCAGTTGCGGCGGATCACCGATCTGCTGCTGGAGAGCACCCGCCGGCTGGCGGAGGGACAGGGCGTGTCGGTGGAGTTCACGCGCGCGGCCGTGGACTGGCTGGCCGAGCGCGGCTACCAGCCGGAGTACGGCGCCCGGCCGCTGCGCCGCACCATCCAGCGCGAGGTGGACAACCAGCTCTCCCGGCTGCTGCTGAACGGCACGGTCTCCGGCGGCGGCCGGGTCACGGTGGACGTCCGCGACGGACGGCTGGACTTCCGCGCCGACCAGGCGACCGCGCCCGCGTCGGAGGGTCGGGTCCGGCCGCCCGCCGCGGAGCGGTGAAGGCGGCCCGGGGCTACCGCGCCGGGCGCACCACCATCGCCGAGCCGCCGCCGCGCCGCACCTTCTCGGCGGCGGCCAGCCACCTGCCGTCCGGCAGGCGCTGCACGCCGGTGGCGGCGCCGATCTCCGGGTTGGGGCTGAAGGCGTGCCCGATGGCCTCCAGGCGGCTCCTCAGCCCGCTGTCGTAGAGTCCCGGTTCCAGCTCGGTCTTCGCCGTGTTGCGCTGGCTGGCGCGCGGTGCGGCGATGGCGTCGACCAGCGGCAGGTGCCGGTCGAGGAAGCCGGTCAGGGTCTGCAGCACGGTGGTGACGATGGTCGCGCCGCCGGGCGAGCCGAGCGCCACGACGGGCTTGCCGTGCCGGTCCAGCACGATGGTCGGCGAGATCGAGGAGCGCGGGCGCTTGCCGGGGCCGGGCAGGTTGGGGTCGTGGACGGCCGGGTTGGCGGGGGCGAAGGAGAAGTCGGTCAGCTCGTTGTTGAGCAGGAAGCCCCGGCCGGGGACGGTGATGCCGCTGCCGCCGGTCTGCTCGATGGTGAGCGTGTAGGCGACGACGTTGCCCCATTTGTCGGCGACGGTCAGATGGGTGGTGTTCTCGCCCTCGTACGTCGTCGGCGCCGCGGTGCCGCCCTTGCCGCACGGCGCGGGGTGGCGCGGGTCGCCGGGGGCGAGCGGGCTGGCGAGGACGGCGTCGTCCTTGATGAGGCAGGCGCGCGAGTCGGCGTACCGCTGCGACAGCAGCTGCCTGGCCGGTACGTCCTCGAAGGCGGGGTCGCCGACCCAGCGGCCGCGGTCGGCGAAGGCGATGCGGCTGGCTTCGATGAGGCGGTGCAGGTACCGGACCCGGCTCGCCTTCGACAGGTTCGTCCGCTCCAGGATGTTCAGGGCCTCGCCGACCGTGGTGCCGCCGGAGGAGGACGGGGCGATGGAGTAGACGTCCAGGCCGCGGTACGACGTCCTGGTCGGCGCCTGGAGCTTGGCGCGGTAGACGGCGAAGTCCTTCTCGGCGAGCTTGCCGGGGCGGGCGTTCCAGCCGGAGGCGGGGTCCACGGGCGGGTGTTCGACGGTCTTGACGATGTCGTCGCCGATGTCGCCGCGGTAGACGGCGGCCGTGCCCTCGCGGCCCAGCTGCTCGTAGGTGCGGGCCAGTTCGGGGTTCTTCAGAGTGGAGCCGACCACGGGGAGTTCGCCGTTCGGCAGGAACAGCTTCACGGTGTCGGGGAAATAGCGGAACCGGGTCTCGTTGGCCGCGGTCTGCGCCCGGAAGGTGTCGTCCACCGTGAAGCCGTCGCGGGCTATGCGCTCGGCCGGCTTCAGTACGGTGCGCAGGTTCTCGCTGCCCCATTCCTCCAGGGCCTTCTGCCAGGTGGCGGGCGTGCCCGGGGTGCCGACGCTCAGGCCGCTGCTGACGGCGTCGGCGAAGGGCAGCGGCTTGCCGTGCTCGGTGAACAGGCCGGAGTCCGCGGCGAGCGGCGCGGTCTCCCGGCCGTCGATGGTGTGGACCGTGCGCGTCCGCGCGTCGTAGTAGACGAAGTAGCCGCCTCCGCCGATGCCGGCGGAATAGGGCTCGGTGACGCCGAGCGCGGCGGCCGTGGCGACGGCCGCGTCCACCGCGTTGCCGCCGCGCTTGAGGACCTCGATGCCGGCGGCGGAGGCGTCCGCGTCGACGCTGGCCACGGCGCCGCCGTAACCGACGGCCACGGGCGTCTTGGCGGCCCTCTCGCTCGCCGGCGCGGCGGGCGGCGCCGCCGCTCCCACCGACACCACGGCGGCCGAGACCACCAGAGCCGCAAGTTTCCGCTTGTCTGGACGACCCATGCGTACCTCCCGTCGGGACAGTCCGCGCAGCGTAACCAGAACGATGCTGTACCGACAGTACGCGACGGGCTCCCGGCCCACCATGGCGGCGCTCGAACACGCGTACGGCATGGGCGTGGTCGCGACGGTGGCGGATGTCACACGGGCGGGCACAACCCGTCCGGCGCGCAGCTGACCTTCTCCTCGCCCGGGGACGGCCCGTCACAGGTGTCCGTCCCGCTCCGCGAGCAGTGATCTCCGGCTGCCGCCGGACGAGCCTGGCCCGTTGAACTGCCGCCCCCCTCAGGGTTTCGGGGCCATGGGGGGCTCCCCACCGGGCAGCAGCGCCCCAGGGCCGGCCGGGGCGAGAGCCACCGCCTCGGTCTTGGGGCTGCGCTGCTCACGGCGGGACACCCAGCCGGCGAACCACGAGAGCAGCATGCACATCCCGATGTAGATCGGCGAGATCACCATCACCACGGGGATGAACGGCAAATCGTAGTCGAGGTTGGAGGCGATGAGTTTCCCGGCATGGAGAAACTCCTCGTAGGTGATGAGGAAGCCGAGGGAGGTGTCCTTCAGCGCGACCACCAACTGGCTGATGATGGCGGGCAGCATGGCGCGCACCGCCTGCGGCACGAGGACGTGCGCCATGACCTGTGTCTTGCGCATGCCGAGCGCGAACGCGGCCT comes from Streptomyces sp. SCL15-4 and encodes:
- a CDS encoding aspartate aminotransferase family protein, which translates into the protein MPDWLALYYDDPIEITHGEGRHVWDSSGRRYLDFFGGILTTMTAHALPEVTKAVAEQAGRLLHSSTLYLNRPMVDLAERIARVSGIPNARVFFTASGTEANDTALLLATAYRRSNTVLAMRNSYHGRSFGAVGITGNRGWSPTSLSPVQTLYVHGAVRTRGPFAHLDDRAFIDACVADLKDVLGHTRTPAALIAEPVQGVGGFTSPPDGLYAAFREVLAAQGVLWIADEVQTGWGRTGDHFWGWQAHARSGPPDIVTFAKGIGNGMSVGGVVARAEIMNCLDANSISTFGGTQITMAAGLANLAYLLEHDLQGNARRVGGLLVERLRAATAGLPGVREVRGRGLMIGIELVKPGTDEADPQAAAAVLEATRRDGLLIGKGGGHDSSALRIAPPLSLTVAEAEEGAAILESALRSPY
- a CDS encoding nitrilase-related carbon-nitrogen hydrolase, with amino-acid sequence MANVVRAALVQATWTGDTGSMVAKHEEHAREAARRGARILGFQEVFNAPYFCQVQEPEHYRWAEPVPDGPTVRRMRDLARETGMVLVVPVFEVEQSGFYYNTAAVIDADGSYLGKYRKHHIPQVKGFWEKYYFKPGNLGWPVFDTAVGKVGVYICYDRHFPEGWRQLGLNGAQLVYNPSATHRGLSAHLWQLEQPAAAVANAYFVAAINRVGQEEYGDNDFYGTSYFVDPRGQFVGTVASDTSEELLVRDLDLGLIDEVRRQWAFYRDRRPDAYEGLVRP
- the map gene encoding type I methionyl aminopeptidase, translating into MVELKTDTSIDAMHAAGQVVGRALTAVRKAARVGVSLLELDEVAREVLREAGASSPFLGYRPSFAPTPFPAVICASVNDAIVHGIPTGYRLRDGDLLSVDCGAVLDGWAGDSAISFVVGRPRPADLRLVETAERALAAGIEAAVVGGRIGDIAHAVGRVCRTAGYGIPQGFGGHGVGRRMHEDPEVPNEGRPGRGLPLRPGMVLAIEPMLIASGKDGYHEAPDGWTLRTDDGSRAAHVEHTVAVTESGPRILTARQTP
- the hydA gene encoding dihydropyrimidinase, whose protein sequence is MSSRTVIRHGLVVTASDEIHADVLIVDGRVAALATPGSQSWTADREIDATGRYVIPGGVDAHTHMELPFGGTHASDTFETGTRAAAWGGTTTIVDFAVQSVGHTLREGLDAWHAKAEGNCAIDYAFHMIVSDVNDETLREMDLLVEEGVTSFKQFMAYPGVFYSDDGQILRAMQRSAENGGLIMMHAENGIAIDVLVRQALARGETGPRHHGEVRKALLEAEATHRAIRLAQVAGAPLYVVHVSAAEAVAELVRARDEGLNVFGETCPQYLFLSADNLAEPDFEGAKYVCSTPLRPREHQARLWRGLRTNDLQVVSTDHCPFCFTGQKELGRGDFSKIPNGLPGVENRMDLLHQAVVDGHLSRRRWIEIACATPARMFGLYPKKGTIAPGADADIVVYDPHAEQVMSAATHHMNVDYSAYEGKRVTGRVETVLSRGEVVIDRREFTGRAGHGVFTPRATCQYLD
- the ggt gene encoding gamma-glutamyltransferase, with amino-acid sequence MGRPDKRKLAALVVSAAVVSVGAAAPPAAPASERAAKTPVAVGYGGAVASVDADASAAGIEVLKRGGNAVDAAVATAAALGVTEPYSAGIGGGGYFVYYDARTRTVHTIDGRETAPLAADSGLFTEHGKPLPFADAVSSGLSVGTPGTPATWQKALEEWGSENLRTVLKPAERIARDGFTVDDTFRAQTAANETRFRYFPDTVKLFLPNGELPVVGSTLKNPELARTYEQLGREGTAAVYRGDIGDDIVKTVEHPPVDPASGWNARPGKLAEKDFAVYRAKLQAPTRTSYRGLDVYSIAPSSSGGTTVGEALNILERTNLSKASRVRYLHRLIEASRIAFADRGRWVGDPAFEDVPARQLLSQRYADSRACLIKDDAVLASPLAPGDPRHPAPCGKGGTAAPTTYEGENTTHLTVADKWGNVVAYTLTIEQTGGSGITVPGRGFLLNNELTDFSFAPANPAVHDPNLPGPGKRPRSSISPTIVLDRHGKPVVALGSPGGATIVTTVLQTLTGFLDRHLPLVDAIAAPRASQRNTAKTELEPGLYDSGLRSRLEAIGHAFSPNPEIGAATGVQRLPDGRWLAAAEKVRRGGGSAMVVRPAR
- a CDS encoding TIGR03842 family LLM class F420-dependent oxidoreductase gives rise to the protein MDFGLVLQTDPPASRVVSLMRRAERNGFRYGWTFDSAVLWQEPFVIHSQILEHTERLTVGTMVTNPGTRTWEVTASTFATLNDMFGNRTVCGIGRGDSAMRVAGRKPVTLARISEAMKVIRALGRGEDADLGGTRIRIPWIKEGAELPVWMAAYGPRALKTAGEEADGFILQLADLYLTEYMVKAVRDAAVAAGRDPSEVKVCVAAPAYVTADDSPEALAHARDQCRWFGGMVGNHVADLVSRYGEHSADVPAELTDYIRARQGYDYAHHGRSGNPDTAFVPDEIVDRFCVIGPAERHIGKLTALRALGVDQFALYDMHDAQETTIDVYGSRIIPAVNS
- a CDS encoding helix-turn-helix domain-containing protein, giving the protein MVRTPLTPEERERGERLGSLLREARGDRSMADVAAAAGVSAETLRKIETGRAPTPAFFTVAALAGALGLSMDELVTRCALVPL
- a CDS encoding ATP-dependent Clp protease ATP-binding subunit, with translation MTNGYPPDPFGDFLARFFGGAAGGTPRHIDIGRLLSQPAREMVRGAAQYAAEHGSRDLDTQHLLRAAVSTEPTRSLLTRAGADPDSLASEIDDRAGPVQHPPGEGPPPTSLSLTPAVKRALLDAHDMARASGAGYIGPEHVLSALASNPDSAAGHILHAARFQPRPMPPEAPESTPPRPERQRPTGTPTLDKYGRDLTELARQGRVDPVIGRDSEIEQTIEVLSRRGKNNPVLIGDAGVGKTAVVEGLAQRIADGDVPDVLAGRRVVALDLTGVVAGTRYRGDFEERLNTIVEEIRAHSDRLVVFIDELHTVVGAGSGGDGGGMDAGNILKPALARGELHIVGATTLEEFRRIEKDAALARRFQPILVPEPTVGDTIEILRGLRDRYEAHHQVRYTDEALVTAVELSDRYLTDRRLPDKAIDLIDQAGARVRLGSRTKGTDVRAMEREVEQLVRDKDQAVADEDYEQAKQLRDRITELRQRITAASEDGKADEGRLEVTAEAVAEVVSRQTGIPVSRLTEEEKERLLGLEQHLHQRVVGQEEAVAVVSEAVLRSRAGLASPDRPIGSFLFLGPTGVGKTELARALAEALFGSEDRMVRLDMSEYQERHTVSRLVGAPPGYVGHEEAGQLTEVVRRHPYSLLLLDEVEKAHPDVFNILLQVLDDGRLTDSQGRTVDFTNTVIVMTSNLGSEAITRRGAGIGFGPGGADADEEARREQILRPLREHFRPEFLNRIDEIVVFRQLSGDQLRRITDLLLESTRRLAEGQGVSVEFTRAAVDWLAERGYQPEYGARPLRRTIQREVDNQLSRLLLNGTVSGGGRVTVDVRDGRLDFRADQATAPASEGRVRPPAAER